A section of the uncultured Fibrobacter sp. genome encodes:
- a CDS encoding 5-formyltetrahydrofolate cyclo-ligase: MESILLVSILLVVIFGSKPLFEILRKKREGEELIGNPWEEIHAIPSYKESRKVAAFYPLTGEPNIMPIIEQLADEGRLLLPRCTGPTTMEFCHVQSLKKDLAKGKFGIMEPRGDLPAFTGDFTVFLVPGTKFNLTGERCGHGKGYYDRFLAKHPNAYKAGIATPKQISVEPLTQKPTDIKMHQIIICREKP; the protein is encoded by the coding sequence ATGGAATCAATACTACTCGTCTCTATTTTACTCGTCGTGATTTTCGGCTCCAAGCCGCTTTTCGAGATATTGCGCAAAAAGCGCGAAGGCGAAGAACTTATCGGAAACCCGTGGGAAGAAATCCACGCCATTCCGAGCTACAAGGAATCACGCAAGGTGGCAGCGTTCTACCCGCTCACAGGCGAACCGAACATCATGCCGATTATCGAACAACTCGCTGACGAAGGGCGACTGCTGCTCCCCCGCTGCACCGGCCCCACCACCATGGAATTCTGCCACGTGCAAAGCCTCAAGAAGGACCTCGCCAAGGGGAAGTTCGGCATCATGGAACCCCGTGGCGACCTGCCCGCTTTCACCGGAGACTTTACGGTGTTCCTGGTTCCCGGCACCAAGTTCAACCTGACCGGTGAACGGTGCGGACACGGCAAGGGTTACTACGACCGATTCCTAGCAAAGCACCCGAACGCCTACAAGGCGGGAATCGCGACCCCCAAGCAGATTAGCGTGGAACCGCTTACGCAAAAGCCCACCGACATCAAGATGCACCAGATTATCATTTGTAGGGAAAAGCCATAG
- a CDS encoding RNA methyltransferase — protein MRFDKNKETEFGIIRHNKDRENFGEKREGFREDRRSFRNHEPREGFEQRDSFKPREGFGEKRENFDDKRDGFTRRKTDGDRRVSFGDPDNAPQTAIGGIREVTDLLERSPMQVHRVLFMHQSGNPKLYELQKLAKRLHVHVQQVDSKVLNTYTTQHHGVVALLNEKELLVWENIREDYFKAKANGERKLIAVGTNIEDPRNLGACIRSALALGVDLLMLPAKGMCGITPAVARSAAGALDKMKICRPNNLEAAVGELKLAGYQILGLDADTETNLAGFEFSDQAVIAVGGEDVGLPPFIRKQCDAVLRIPMMPEAHSYNASVALSLGLYEYA, from the coding sequence ATGAGATTCGACAAAAACAAAGAAACTGAATTCGGCATCATCCGCCACAACAAGGATCGCGAGAACTTCGGCGAAAAGCGCGAAGGTTTCCGCGAAGACCGTCGTAGTTTCAGGAACCACGAACCGCGAGAAGGCTTTGAACAGCGCGACAGTTTCAAGCCGCGCGAAGGTTTCGGTGAAAAGCGAGAAAACTTCGATGACAAACGCGACGGATTCACCCGTCGCAAGACCGATGGCGATCGCCGCGTAAGCTTTGGCGACCCAGACAACGCTCCGCAAACAGCCATCGGCGGCATCCGCGAAGTGACCGACCTCCTGGAACGCAGCCCCATGCAGGTTCACCGCGTACTCTTTATGCACCAGTCGGGCAACCCCAAGCTCTACGAACTGCAGAAACTCGCCAAGCGTCTTCATGTACATGTCCAGCAGGTGGATTCCAAAGTTCTGAACACCTACACCACGCAGCACCACGGCGTCGTCGCCCTGCTGAACGAAAAGGAACTTCTCGTATGGGAAAACATCCGCGAAGACTACTTCAAGGCAAAGGCAAACGGCGAACGCAAGTTGATTGCCGTGGGCACCAACATCGAAGACCCTCGAAACCTGGGTGCCTGCATCCGTAGTGCGCTCGCCCTCGGCGTAGACCTTCTGATGCTTCCGGCCAAGGGTATGTGCGGCATCACGCCCGCTGTCGCCCGCTCTGCCGCAGGCGCACTCGACAAGATGAAAATTTGCCGTCCGAACAACCTGGAAGCGGCCGTCGGCGAACTCAAGCTCGCGGGCTACCAGATTCTTGGGCTCGACGCCGACACCGAAACGAACCTCGCAGGATTCGAATTCAGCGACCAGGCCGTGATTGCCGTCGGTGGCGAAGACGTGGGCCTTCCGCCATTTATCCGCAAGCAGTGCGACGCCGTACTCCGCATCCCGATGATGCCCGAGGCCCATTCCTACAACGCCTCGGTGGCACTCTCGCTCGGCCTGTACGAATACGCA
- a CDS encoding ribonuclease D — MQDEKYILVDSEESLANLLSDLELYDMAAVDTEADSMYHYTTRLCLIQITIGEHHYIVDPLCGLDLAPLFKARAMQTLIFHGADYDLRLLWQTYRFSPKHIFDTMLAAKILGEDRLGLADLVREYFGEELKKENQRADWTTRPLPLEMCEYAIHDTFYLHELCAILVEKLQAAGRMEWLTEQCDALIEHAKHPAPPKKDPWRVSGSAPLSPCALNVLKAVWEWREKQAEELDRPPYKVMPVELMLVIARRIEANYPNVNVEKLPKLPRNFRDERLDSFINMLQAAVSLPQSDWPERLPKAPPPPVVPNSDLLSVLKTWRDLKAEELELDPSLLANKAQLIWLAAPGDMPWETRFEEAHLMNWQRSLWTEILQQNLPSAKRVGDPD; from the coding sequence ATGCAAGACGAGAAATACATACTGGTAGATAGCGAAGAATCGCTTGCGAATTTGCTTTCGGATTTGGAGCTGTACGACATGGCCGCGGTCGATACCGAGGCGGATTCCATGTACCATTACACTACCCGTCTTTGCCTGATCCAGATTACCATCGGCGAGCACCATTACATCGTGGATCCTCTTTGCGGCTTGGACCTTGCCCCCCTGTTCAAGGCACGGGCAATGCAGACGCTCATTTTCCACGGCGCCGACTACGATCTTAGACTGCTGTGGCAGACCTACAGATTTTCGCCGAAGCACATTTTCGACACGATGCTTGCCGCGAAGATTTTAGGGGAAGATCGTCTGGGGCTTGCCGACCTGGTCAGAGAATACTTTGGCGAGGAACTCAAGAAAGAGAATCAGCGTGCCGACTGGACCACGCGCCCCTTGCCACTCGAAATGTGCGAATACGCCATCCACGACACTTTCTACCTGCACGAACTTTGCGCGATCCTCGTCGAAAAGTTGCAGGCGGCGGGCCGCATGGAATGGCTCACCGAACAGTGCGACGCCTTGATTGAACACGCGAAGCATCCGGCGCCCCCGAAAAAGGACCCGTGGAGAGTTTCGGGTTCGGCACCGCTTTCACCGTGCGCACTGAACGTCCTCAAGGCTGTTTGGGAGTGGCGCGAAAAGCAGGCCGAAGAACTCGACCGTCCGCCCTACAAGGTGATGCCGGTGGAACTGATGCTCGTGATCGCTCGCCGCATCGAGGCGAACTACCCGAACGTGAACGTGGAAAAGTTACCGAAACTTCCGCGCAACTTCCGCGACGAACGCCTGGATTCGTTTATCAATATGCTACAGGCGGCCGTCAGCTTGCCGCAAAGTGACTGGCCCGAACGCCTCCCCAAGGCCCCGCCCCCGCCGGTGGTGCCGAACTCCGACCTGCTCTCGGTGCTCAAGACCTGGCGAGACCTAAAGGCCGAAGAACTGGAACTCGACCCGTCGCTGCTGGCAAACAAGGCGCAGCTCATCTGGCTTGCAGCCCCTGGTGACATGCCGTGGGAAACCCGTTTCGAAGAAGCGCACCTGATGAACTGGCAGCGTTCCCTTTGGACTGAAATTCTACAGCAGAACCTGCCCAGTGCAAAGCGCGTAGGAGACCCCGACTAA